The Paenibacillus sp. FSL R7-0204 genome includes a region encoding these proteins:
- a CDS encoding GntR family transcriptional regulator: MEMRSRRLSKDNTYYALKQKIIDSELEPDQAVNEESLAALLGVSRTPLREAIQRLENEDFLVRQPNGRLRVAPLTIKEVEEIFQIRSMLEGHIARSAARNATIKDIQQLTLILEKLKQSFQMGDQQDVVSYGFEFHDYLWEISGLKTFEKVLNQLRDRSLRYCRYVSLHGDWNTQADEEHLVILQRIVARDEEGAERAMREHILSSLATALERIRGIEHT; this comes from the coding sequence ATGGAAATGCGTTCACGAAGATTGTCGAAGGATAATACCTACTATGCACTTAAGCAAAAAATAATAGATAGCGAGCTGGAGCCGGATCAGGCGGTTAACGAAGAGAGCCTGGCGGCACTTCTCGGGGTCAGCCGGACTCCGCTACGGGAAGCGATTCAGCGGCTGGAGAATGAGGATTTCCTGGTGCGCCAGCCCAATGGCAGGCTGCGGGTAGCCCCTTTAACGATTAAGGAGGTCGAGGAGATCTTCCAGATCCGCAGCATGCTTGAAGGCCATATCGCCAGAAGCGCTGCCAGAAACGCTACCATTAAGGATATTCAGCAGTTAACGCTGATTCTGGAGAAGCTGAAGCAATCCTTCCAGATGGGGGATCAGCAGGATGTTGTATCCTATGGCTTCGAATTCCATGATTACTTGTGGGAGATCAGCGGGCTGAAGACTTTTGAGAAGGTGCTGAACCAGTTAAGAGACCGTTCTCTCCGGTATTGTCGTTATGTCTCGCTGCACGGGGACTGGAATACGCAGGCGGATGAAGAGCATCTTGTGATTCTGCAGAGGATTGTAGCCAGGGATGAAGAGGGGGCGGAGCGGGCAATGCGGGAGCATATCTTAAGCAGCCTTGCAACTGCACTGGAGCGGATCAGAGGAATTGAGCATACGTAA
- a CDS encoding amidohydrolase, whose amino-acid sequence MRPQHETEEALAARLTGVRRNLHREPELSNQEYKTTEKLRKWLTEENITILDLPLETGLIAEIGQGDGSIVAIRCDIDALPIEEQTGLPFASEIPGAMHACGHDFHTAVILGAASLLKQREHELPGKVRILFQPAEETGHGAEDVLASGGLSGVEAIFGLHNSPDLPNGAFGTRTGALTAGVDRFEITVKGVGAHAATPEKGVDTIVTAAQIITMLQTVVSRLNNTQEPVVLSVTRINGGFTWNVLPEKVELEGTVRTYNEEIRSSIPAQMTRIIEGIAAAAGAEAKLHWYPGPPATVNHGGWTDFTKEVAAQSGYEVHDIPPQMGGEDFAYYLQQIPGAFVNIGTGPNHALHHPRFDVDEAAILPAAKYFALLAEEALAKLKQQA is encoded by the coding sequence ATGAGACCACAGCATGAGACGGAAGAAGCACTGGCAGCCCGGCTAACCGGAGTGCGGAGGAACCTGCATCGTGAACCGGAGCTTAGCAATCAGGAGTATAAAACTACGGAGAAGCTGCGTAAATGGCTAACTGAAGAGAATATAACGATCCTGGATCTCCCGCTGGAGACCGGACTCATAGCGGAGATTGGACAAGGTGATGGCAGCATTGTAGCGATTCGTTGCGATATCGATGCCCTGCCGATTGAGGAGCAGACGGGCCTGCCGTTCGCATCAGAGATTCCGGGAGCCATGCATGCCTGCGGTCACGATTTCCACACCGCTGTGATCCTGGGCGCGGCCAGTCTGCTGAAGCAGCGTGAACATGAACTGCCGGGCAAGGTCAGAATCCTGTTCCAGCCGGCAGAAGAGACGGGGCATGGTGCTGAGGACGTACTGGCATCCGGCGGGCTAAGCGGGGTGGAGGCCATCTTCGGATTACATAATTCTCCGGACCTGCCTAACGGGGCGTTCGGCACAAGAACGGGAGCTTTAACGGCTGGCGTGGACCGCTTTGAGATTACGGTAAAAGGGGTCGGCGCTCACGCAGCTACACCGGAGAAAGGGGTAGACACCATTGTTACCGCCGCGCAGATCATTACGATGCTGCAAACCGTAGTCAGCCGCCTGAATAACACGCAAGAGCCGGTCGTGCTCAGTGTGACCCGGATCAACGGGGGCTTCACCTGGAATGTCCTGCCGGAGAAGGTGGAGCTGGAAGGTACAGTACGTACCTATAACGAAGAGATCCGCAGCAGCATCCCGGCCCAAATGACGAGGATCATAGAGGGGATTGCAGCCGCAGCCGGAGCAGAGGCGAAGCTGCACTGGTATCCCGGCCCGCCCGCTACGGTCAATCACGGAGGATGGACAGACTTCACCAAAGAGGTCGCGGCACAATCAGGCTATGAGGTACATGATATTCCGCCGCAGATGGGCGGCGAGGATTTCGCCTATTATTTGCAGCAGATCCCGGGTGCTTTTGTGAACATCGGTACCGGCCCGAACCATGCGTTGCATCATCCCCGCTTCGATGTCGATGAGGCGGCCATCCTGCCGGCAGCCAAGTATTTCGCTCTCCTGGCAGAAGAGGCGCTGGCGAAGCTGAAGCAGCAGGCTTGA
- a CDS encoding methionine ABC transporter ATP-binding protein, protein MIELRNVYKTFTRKEVKIEALKGISLKVEKGDIFGVIGYSGAGKSTLIRLVNYLERPTEGQVLVEGYDLGAYSDKELRAAKKNIGMIFQHFNLLESKKVFDNVAIPLVLLKKSKAEIHKRVEELLEFVGLSDKAGSYPSELSGGQKQRVGIARALASNPSILLCDEATSALDPQTTQSILQLLKRINAEYNITVMIITHEMSVIQEICNKVAVMEEGRIIEQGSVLDVFGEPKHQTTQNFVKTVIQNSMTTSVRRTLKTEQGSRVYKLNFAGESASEPVLYEIIRTYGVKVNILFANTTEIQETTLGTIIVQLQGDPAQMEAALNYMKQHEVRIEEVKSYVLDIDHK, encoded by the coding sequence ATGATTGAACTACGGAATGTGTACAAGACGTTCACCCGCAAAGAGGTGAAGATTGAAGCGCTCAAGGGGATCAGCCTGAAGGTGGAAAAGGGCGATATCTTCGGAGTCATCGGCTACAGCGGCGCCGGAAAAAGCACGTTAATCCGCCTGGTCAATTACCTGGAACGGCCGACTGAGGGCCAGGTGCTGGTAGAAGGGTATGATCTGGGAGCGTACAGCGACAAAGAGCTGCGGGCAGCCAAGAAAAACATCGGCATGATTTTTCAACATTTTAACCTGCTGGAGTCCAAAAAGGTGTTCGACAATGTGGCTATTCCACTCGTCCTGCTGAAAAAGAGCAAGGCAGAAATCCACAAGCGGGTGGAGGAGCTGCTCGAATTCGTCGGGCTAAGCGACAAGGCTGGAAGCTATCCGAGCGAGCTGTCAGGCGGACAGAAGCAGCGGGTCGGGATTGCCCGGGCGCTTGCCTCGAACCCTTCGATACTGTTGTGCGATGAAGCCACTTCCGCTCTGGACCCGCAGACGACACAGTCCATCCTGCAGCTGCTCAAGCGGATCAACGCGGAATACAACATCACGGTGATGATCATCACGCATGAGATGTCGGTGATTCAGGAGATCTGCAACAAGGTAGCCGTGATGGAAGAAGGGCGGATTATCGAGCAGGGCAGCGTGCTGGATGTGTTCGGAGAACCGAAGCATCAGACAACACAGAATTTCGTCAAGACTGTCATTCAGAACAGCATGACTACAAGCGTCCGCAGAACTCTGAAGACTGAGCAGGGAAGCCGGGTGTATAAGCTGAATTTTGCCGGGGAGAGCGCTTCTGAGCCTGTGCTGTACGAGATTATCCGTACCTACGGCGTTAAGGTCAACATCCTGTTTGCGAATACGACAGAGATTCAAGAGACGACGCTCGGCACGATTATCGTTCAACTGCAAGGTGATCCGGCACAGATGGAAGCAGCCTTGAATTACATGAAGCAGCATGAGGTCCGCATAGAGGAGGTGAAGTCCTATGTTCTCGACATCGATCACAAGTGA
- a CDS encoding methionine ABC transporter permease yields the protein MFSTSITSEQFLKAIIETIQMVGVSLFIGSLLGIPLGILLVITRPGGVLASKWLYTLLNPLINVIRSVPFIILLFAIIPLTRAIVHTSIGTSAAIVPLIIYIAPYIARLVENSLLEVNPGILEAAEAMGATPLQVIWYFLLPEAVGSLILSLTTATIGLIGATAMAGAVGGGGVGDLAIVYGYQRFDEVVMFTTVIILIILVQGIQSLGNTLARKIRRY from the coding sequence ATGTTCTCGACATCGATCACAAGTGAGCAATTCCTGAAGGCGATTATTGAAACGATTCAGATGGTGGGTGTATCGCTATTCATCGGCTCGCTGCTGGGTATTCCGCTGGGCATCCTGCTGGTTATTACCCGTCCGGGCGGCGTGCTTGCGAGCAAGTGGCTTTATACATTACTGAATCCCTTAATTAACGTCATCCGTTCGGTTCCGTTTATTATTCTGTTGTTTGCAATTATTCCGTTAACAAGAGCAATTGTTCATACCTCGATTGGGACCAGTGCCGCAATTGTTCCGCTGATTATCTATATCGCACCCTATATCGCAAGGCTGGTCGAGAATTCGCTGCTGGAAGTGAATCCGGGCATTCTCGAAGCTGCGGAAGCAATGGGCGCAACACCGCTGCAGGTAATATGGTATTTTCTTTTGCCTGAAGCGGTGGGCTCTTTAATTCTCTCCCTGACCACAGCGACGATCGGGCTCATCGGGGCTACGGCAATGGCCGGGGCAGTAGGCGGCGGAGGGGTCGGCGACTTGGCAATCGTGTACGGTTACCAGCGTTTTGACGAGGTGGTCATGTTCACGACGGTCATTATTCTGATCATTCTGGTGCAGGGTATTCAGTCCCTGGGCAACACATTGGCGCGCAAGATCCGCCGTTATTAG
- a CDS encoding uroporphyrinogen decarboxylase family protein, translating into MSVWSKQERFQAILSGELADRPIVSGWRHFIDKEQNAEDLASSTISFTDKYNWDWVKINPRATYLAEAWGNEYNFADYRTVFPRQLTTAVPAAANLWDLEVKKAALTPSLLEHLEAVRKIRQGLPDTPLIQTVFSPLTVLLFIVGRSAYVTETVFGIEQPVTLESLFKEHRAAAHHALHAIALTLADYVQELRQAGSDGLFYAVTGTAHPGLFDEAMFDELSRPYDSIVLEAASYGKNILHTCGAHAQPAKFNDYRIDGISWDTVAEGNPGLDADLKATKVGGVDHGLFAGNHLDQIEQQANEALAKMKGQPFILSPNCAIPLTVTDEALVHFKNTVLG; encoded by the coding sequence ATGAGTGTATGGAGCAAGCAGGAGCGTTTTCAGGCGATCTTATCCGGGGAACTTGCAGACCGGCCCATTGTCAGCGGATGGCGCCACTTTATTGACAAGGAGCAGAATGCGGAGGACTTGGCGTCATCTACGATTTCTTTTACGGACAAATATAATTGGGACTGGGTCAAAATCAACCCGAGAGCGACCTATCTGGCGGAAGCCTGGGGAAATGAGTATAACTTCGCAGATTACCGGACGGTATTCCCGAGACAACTGACTACGGCGGTTCCGGCTGCGGCTAATCTCTGGGATCTTGAGGTGAAAAAAGCCGCGCTAACCCCTTCGCTGCTGGAGCATCTGGAGGCGGTAAGGAAGATCCGTCAGGGCTTGCCGGATACGCCGCTGATTCAGACGGTGTTCTCCCCGCTCACGGTATTGCTGTTCATTGTAGGACGTTCTGCTTATGTTACGGAGACCGTATTCGGGATCGAGCAGCCGGTGACGCTGGAATCGCTCTTCAAGGAACACCGTGCCGCCGCGCATCATGCCCTGCATGCGATTGCCTTAACCTTGGCCGATTATGTGCAGGAGCTGCGGCAGGCGGGATCAGATGGTCTGTTCTATGCGGTGACAGGCACAGCCCACCCCGGATTATTCGATGAAGCGATGTTCGATGAGCTGTCCAGACCCTATGATTCTATCGTGCTGGAGGCGGCGAGCTATGGCAAGAATATTTTACATACCTGCGGTGCTCATGCCCAGCCTGCGAAATTCAATGATTACCGGATTGACGGGATCAGCTGGGATACGGTAGCCGAAGGCAATCCCGGACTGGACGCCGATCTCAAGGCCACGAAGGTGGGCGGAGTGGATCACGGGCTCTTTGCCGGAAATCATTTGGATCAGATTGAACAGCAGGCTAATGAAGCTTTGGCCAAAATGAAGGGTCAGCCGTTTATTCTGTCGCCAAACTGCGCCATTCCGCTAACGGTTACAGACGAGGCGTTAGTGCATTTTAAAAACACAGTATTAGGATAG
- a CDS encoding MetQ/NlpA family ABC transporter substrate-binding protein, with the protein MKKLLAVLLISSMAVLAACGNNKEAASSGDKKEITVGFGVGTYEEQFRQSILPILEGKGYTVDIKTFSQNMQVNPAMKEGSIDASIFQSTAYMDAINKEIGADMVGIAYVPGAPQGLYSVNHTTLDDVKDGTTVAIPNDPVNQERALRILEELGWVKIKEGAGVADFNVNSVEPDKFKIDLKVLDPAQILVSLQDVDYGVVNGNYIANAPDRKITDALKIENTPMQHRIIVSVNKKDQDSQWAKDLKAAYESKEFEEYILGQEKYAGFILPEAWANN; encoded by the coding sequence ATGAAAAAATTACTGGCGGTTCTACTGATTAGTTCGATGGCGGTGTTGGCAGCTTGCGGAAATAATAAGGAAGCGGCAAGCTCCGGGGACAAGAAGGAAATCACAGTCGGATTCGGCGTAGGTACGTATGAGGAGCAGTTCCGGCAATCCATTCTCCCGATCCTGGAAGGAAAAGGGTATACTGTAGATATCAAAACCTTCTCGCAGAATATGCAGGTCAACCCGGCGATGAAGGAAGGCTCAATTGACGCGAGCATCTTCCAGAGTACCGCCTACATGGATGCGATCAATAAGGAAATTGGTGCCGATATGGTGGGGATTGCCTATGTTCCAGGCGCTCCGCAGGGGCTGTACTCGGTTAATCACACGACGCTTGACGATGTGAAGGACGGCACTACCGTCGCGATTCCGAACGACCCGGTTAATCAGGAGCGCGCGCTGCGGATTCTGGAGGAGCTGGGTTGGGTCAAGATCAAAGAGGGCGCCGGGGTAGCGGACTTCAATGTGAACAGCGTGGAGCCGGACAAGTTCAAGATTGACCTGAAGGTGCTGGACCCGGCGCAGATTCTGGTCTCGCTGCAGGATGTTGACTATGGTGTGGTGAACGGGAATTATATCGCTAATGCTCCCGACCGCAAGATTACTGATGCGCTGAAGATTGAGAATACGCCTATGCAGCACAGAATCATCGTATCGGTGAATAAGAAGGATCAAGATTCCCAGTGGGCCAAGGATCTGAAGGCTGCGTATGAATCCAAGGAGTTCGAGGAATACATCCTGGGACAAGAGAAATACGCCGGATTCATTCTGCCGGAGGCTTGGGCTAATAACTAA
- a CDS encoding pyrroline-5-carboxylate reductase family protein: MEVSKGKIHFIGGGQMAEAIIRACLAGGTLAAGQISVSDINEGRLGLLKAKYNADTESAQEEALSGAELIVIAVRPQDDLAALGAQVREYAAPSAVIVSIVAGVTIAQLGDYFGAERPIVRVIPNTLTDTGYGYSGVALNAAATLEQVEAFLLGFGKVQVLDESYIDIFTGFGVAGPNYIYYFIESFTDAGVLAGLPREQAWKVALENMLGAVAMLQQTGLHPRQLLDINNSPGGVGMHGLYELNNSDFAAGLQRSVLAAVKRTTELGVKK, encoded by the coding sequence ATGGAAGTGTCAAAAGGCAAGATTCATTTCATTGGCGGCGGGCAGATGGCGGAAGCAATCATCCGGGCCTGCCTGGCAGGCGGCACACTGGCTGCCGGACAGATCAGTGTGTCAGATATTAATGAGGGCAGACTTGGGCTTCTAAAAGCTAAATATAACGCAGACACGGAGAGCGCGCAGGAAGAGGCGCTCTCCGGCGCAGAGCTGATCGTGATTGCTGTCCGGCCGCAGGATGATCTGGCTGCACTTGGAGCACAGGTTCGCGAGTATGCTGCACCGTCTGCGGTCATTGTATCGATTGTGGCCGGGGTGACGATTGCCCAGCTGGGAGATTATTTCGGAGCCGAACGTCCGATTGTCCGCGTTATTCCGAATACCCTGACCGATACCGGTTACGGCTACAGCGGTGTAGCTCTGAATGCAGCCGCTACTCTGGAGCAGGTAGAAGCATTCCTGCTGGGCTTCGGCAAGGTGCAGGTTCTGGACGAGTCTTACATTGATATCTTCACCGGCTTCGGGGTTGCCGGACCGAACTACATCTATTATTTCATTGAGTCGTTCACGGATGCCGGAGTCCTCGCCGGACTGCCGCGGGAGCAAGCCTGGAAGGTGGCGCTGGAGAATATGCTGGGAGCGGTAGCGATGCTGCAGCAGACTGGCCTTCACCCGAGACAACTGCTGGACATCAACAACTCCCCTGGCGGGGTTGGGATGCACGGGCTGTACGAGCTGAATAATAGTGACTTCGCGGCCGGATTGCAGCGGAGTGTATTGGCGGCTGTGAAGCGGACGACAGAGCTGGGAGTGAAGAAGTAA
- a CDS encoding VOC family protein, with the protein MSLLKWDHLVHYVNDLDQPVKLFAEHGLTAFRGGSHKDWGTYNALSYFGLTYLEFLGIENLELARATKHNVVVRDAVTVLPEHEVLSRVVLRTDDIEAVEGNLKAAGLALSPIIDGRRLDNLGRLIEWRMMTIDGDFQGLVYPFIIQWIQLDEERLDSLNAAGINQPHPAGKVDMADAVFRVSEPAAVASHWSELFGLPVSGPADGLDGSYSLKAGDQTFEFVQGEENRLSRIVFRTDSPQLKGQTLTVGEGEYVFE; encoded by the coding sequence ATGAGCCTGCTCAAATGGGATCACCTCGTGCACTACGTCAACGATCTGGACCAGCCGGTGAAGCTCTTCGCGGAGCATGGCCTGACGGCCTTCCGGGGCGGATCGCATAAGGATTGGGGAACGTATAACGCCTTGAGCTATTTTGGGCTCACCTACCTGGAGTTCCTCGGGATTGAGAACCTGGAGCTGGCGCGTGCGACCAAGCATAATGTGGTTGTGCGGGATGCCGTTACTGTTCTGCCGGAGCATGAAGTATTAAGCAGAGTGGTGCTGCGCACAGATGATATTGAGGCAGTAGAGGGTAATTTGAAGGCTGCGGGATTAGCCTTGTCGCCCATCATTGACGGCCGCCGTCTGGACAATCTGGGCAGGTTAATTGAGTGGCGGATGATGACCATTGACGGCGACTTCCAGGGATTGGTCTATCCGTTCATTATTCAGTGGATTCAATTAGATGAGGAGCGGCTGGACAGCCTGAACGCAGCCGGAATCAACCAGCCCCATCCTGCCGGGAAGGTGGACATGGCGGATGCTGTTTTCCGTGTCTCCGAGCCTGCCGCTGTCGCCAGCCATTGGAGTGAGCTGTTCGGCCTCCCGGTGAGCGGGCCTGCGGATGGTTTGGACGGCAGCTACAGCCTTAAGGCAGGAGATCAGACGTTTGAGTTCGTGCAAGGCGAAGAGAACCGGCTCAGCCGGATTGTGTTCCGGACGGATTCACCTCAGCTCAAGGGACAGACGCTGACTGTTGGTGAAGGCGAGTACGTGTTTGAATAA
- a CDS encoding GNAT family N-acetyltransferase, with amino-acid sequence MAFETKRLIIREFTLEDMGQVHEYASDPAVVTHSIWGPNSLEDTREYIRHTLELQQEEPRQGFEYAVVLKETGLLIGGCGLHITGTGQGEIGYCYNRLYWGQGYASEAAAVLLEWGFHTLGLHRIYATCRPENIGSARVMQKIGMIYEGHLRGHMYHKEKWRDSYQYSILEDEYKALHPRAGF; translated from the coding sequence ATGGCATTTGAGACCAAACGTCTGATCATCAGGGAATTCACCTTGGAGGATATGGGGCAGGTACATGAATATGCGTCCGATCCAGCAGTAGTGACGCATTCAATCTGGGGGCCGAATTCACTGGAGGATACCCGCGAATATATCCGCCATACGCTGGAATTGCAGCAGGAGGAGCCGCGCCAGGGCTTCGAGTACGCGGTGGTTCTGAAGGAGACCGGGCTGCTAATCGGCGGCTGCGGCCTGCATATTACCGGAACGGGGCAGGGAGAGATCGGCTACTGCTACAACCGTCTGTACTGGGGGCAGGGTTATGCGAGCGAGGCTGCTGCTGTGCTGCTGGAATGGGGTTTCCATACGCTGGGGCTGCACCGGATCTATGCCACTTGCCGCCCGGAGAATATCGGTTCAGCCCGGGTGATGCAGAAGATCGGCATGATCTACGAGGGGCACCTGAGAGGACATATGTACCATAAAGAGAAGTGGAGGGACTCTTACCAATATTCGATTCTGGAGGATGAGTATAAGGCGCTGCATCCGCGTGCCGGGTTTTAG
- a CDS encoding O-antigen ligase family protein yields MSKPVYGKQAATVQATDKLSGAAWMICAAFLLFFGWAAFQNGLFNGMTADFEKPIYVAALVSCLILLAAAVLYFRTFKLEGQRDLLTLAALLLPLTYALSLFGAASRYSAMNMLFTQFTYAAVFIISILLLRQRRLNSAVQHGVLALAYLIVGFGLLNWLGSWKLAGSLVGWFSKTLFNGRYDAAVMTDSNGLRLTSIFQYANTYAAFLMAFLFVAVFALIRSRKWAGQLLHGFMLVPIIVSLLLTLSRGGLVLLPVVFILLLLFLKPVQQILWIVHLAIAGLFSLLITSPVTRLGLELNTEFTSSAALKGWGYLLGASACAGVLCQVVQRYLAPYLSRKLDRLESRRMSGLWIPAVSVAGVAIIAFLFIGTSARNILPANIGTRLENINFRQHSVLERFTFYGDAMKVVKDYPVLGTGGGGWATLYEHYQNNPYLSRQVHNFFLQYLIEVGIVGFLVFMGFILFIFYKFSRGYLKRETDDYSNGFFYLIIALSILVHSLLDFNLSYAFMGMLVFLSLGGMAVAMESKPLRFTWNKLWIRAGYFTVLGVGTGYLLFLSLGYIRSSSEAYAAKKLIQVSQSYEEIKAPLVKALNIRPYHPESAVYLSLLDQKVYEQTKNEQFLDEAYAVLTRALKDEPSNKELLTQLAGYYDLKGESDAAYHVYLDNADKFMWDINWYAQFISRASLLGQQAYSKQDEAGQQTYFASALSAYRHVTDGIAHLKSLPPEQLQGREFFVTPTIGLNIGRVHFLSGDKDAAAAAVKQGFVNGYEDLTDSESLWTTAWYSGVIARSQELGAAALKRSQEAAAEGKLEIKDQETFNKQRYFKTGLDAYTYATADRDAQQQGVTVTPELLLNTGKIQYMSQDMQAAETTLKQGLSEDYSNPVNREVARWLLAVLQRMQSAQDQAVYQKLIAADPDEAARINEVAGMPL; encoded by the coding sequence GTGTCGAAACCTGTGTACGGAAAACAAGCGGCTACTGTCCAAGCTACGGACAAGCTTTCAGGGGCAGCTTGGATGATTTGCGCTGCGTTCCTGCTGTTTTTTGGCTGGGCCGCTTTTCAGAACGGATTGTTCAACGGAATGACGGCGGATTTCGAGAAGCCCATTTATGTTGCCGCATTAGTAAGTTGTCTGATTCTGCTGGCTGCTGCCGTCCTCTATTTCAGAACCTTCAAGTTGGAGGGACAACGTGATCTGCTCACCCTAGCGGCTCTCCTTCTTCCCTTAACCTATGCCCTGTCGCTATTCGGCGCAGCTTCCCGGTACTCGGCGATGAACATGCTGTTCACCCAGTTCACCTATGCTGCAGTCTTCATCATCAGCATCCTTCTGCTCCGGCAAAGGCGGCTGAATTCAGCCGTCCAGCATGGCGTGCTTGCCCTCGCCTACCTGATTGTAGGCTTCGGACTGCTCAACTGGCTCGGAAGCTGGAAGCTGGCCGGCAGCCTGGTGGGCTGGTTCTCGAAGACCTTATTCAACGGAAGGTATGACGCTGCGGTAATGACCGACTCGAACGGGCTCCGCCTGACCTCCATTTTCCAGTATGCCAATACATATGCAGCCTTCCTGATGGCCTTTCTGTTCGTGGCCGTCTTCGCGCTGATCCGCTCCCGCAAATGGGCCGGACAGCTGTTGCACGGCTTCATGCTGGTGCCAATTATCGTCTCGCTGCTGCTTACCTTATCCCGTGGCGGACTCGTGCTGCTGCCGGTAGTATTCATCCTCCTGCTGCTCTTCCTGAAGCCTGTGCAGCAGATTCTGTGGATTGTCCATCTTGCGATTGCCGGCCTATTCTCTCTGCTGATTACCAGCCCGGTCACACGGCTGGGCCTGGAGCTGAATACGGAGTTCACCTCATCCGCCGCCCTTAAAGGCTGGGGCTATCTGCTGGGAGCATCTGCCTGTGCAGGCGTGCTCTGTCAGGTGGTTCAGCGTTACCTGGCACCTTATCTGAGCCGCAAGCTTGACAGACTGGAATCACGCCGCATGAGCGGATTGTGGATTCCAGCCGTCTCTGTGGCTGGCGTTGCGATCATCGCCTTCCTGTTCATCGGCACCAGCGCGCGTAATATTCTCCCGGCGAATATCGGAACACGGCTGGAGAATATCAACTTCAGGCAGCACAGTGTCCTGGAACGGTTTACCTTTTACGGGGATGCCATGAAGGTCGTCAAGGATTATCCGGTACTTGGCACTGGCGGAGGCGGCTGGGCCACACTCTATGAGCATTATCAGAACAACCCTTATCTGAGCCGCCAGGTGCATAACTTTTTTCTGCAATATCTGATTGAAGTAGGCATTGTCGGCTTTCTGGTGTTCATGGGCTTCATTCTATTCATCTTCTACAAGTTCAGCAGAGGATACCTGAAACGGGAGACCGACGACTATAGCAACGGATTCTTCTATCTCATTATCGCCTTGTCCATTCTCGTTCACAGCCTGCTGGATTTCAACCTCAGTTATGCGTTCATGGGTATGCTTGTCTTCCTCTCTCTGGGGGGAATGGCTGTGGCCATGGAGAGCAAGCCGCTCCGCTTTACGTGGAACAAGCTGTGGATCAGAGCGGGCTATTTCACAGTACTCGGAGTCGGCACGGGCTACCTGCTCTTCCTGTCTCTGGGGTACATCCGGTCAAGCTCTGAGGCTTATGCCGCCAAGAAGCTGATCCAAGTGAGCCAGTCCTATGAGGAGATCAAGGCTCCTTTGGTAAAAGCACTCAACATCCGCCCCTACCACCCGGAATCCGCTGTGTACTTGTCCTTGCTGGATCAGAAGGTGTATGAGCAGACCAAGAACGAGCAGTTCCTGGACGAGGCCTATGCGGTATTGACCCGTGCGCTGAAGGATGAGCCGTCCAACAAAGAGCTGCTGACCCAGCTCGCAGGCTACTATGACCTGAAAGGCGAGAGCGATGCCGCCTATCATGTCTATCTGGACAACGCAGACAAGTTTATGTGGGATATCAACTGGTATGCCCAGTTCATCAGCCGAGCCTCCCTCCTTGGACAGCAAGCTTACTCCAAGCAGGATGAAGCCGGGCAACAGACGTATTTCGCTTCCGCGCTCTCCGCGTACAGACATGTAACGGACGGCATTGCACATTTGAAAAGCCTACCTCCTGAGCAGCTTCAGGGCCGTGAATTCTTCGTTACACCTACGATCGGCCTGAACATAGGGAGAGTACACTTCCTGTCGGGAGACAAGGATGCGGCGGCCGCTGCTGTGAAGCAGGGCTTCGTGAACGGATACGAGGATCTGACCGACAGCGAAAGCCTGTGGACGACCGCCTGGTACAGCGGAGTCATTGCCCGGTCGCAGGAGCTGGGAGCCGCAGCCCTGAAGCGGTCGCAGGAAGCGGCGGCCGAGGGCAAGCTGGAGATCAAGGACCAGGAGACGTTTAACAAGCAGCGGTATTTCAAAACGGGCTTGGACGCTTATACCTACGCCACCGCAGACCGGGATGCACAGCAGCAGGGAGTCACAGTGACACCGGAACTGCTGCTGAACACCGGGAAGATCCAGTACATGTCGCAGGACATGCAGGCCGCAGAAACCACACTGAAGCAAGGTCTCAGTGAAGATTACAGCAACCCTGTTAACCGGGAGGTTGCCCGCTGGTTGCTTGCTGTGCTGCAGCGGATGCAGAGCGCCCAGGATCAGGCGGTCTATCAGAAGCTGATCGCCGCTGATCCCGATGAAGCGGCGAGGATTAATGAAGTGGCGGGGATGCCGCTGTAA